One Dictyoglomus thermophilum H-6-12 DNA window includes the following coding sequences:
- a CDS encoding ATP-dependent Clp protease ATP-binding subunit, which yields MSRKLCDICGVNPATIRVYTIKNGQRRILDICEECYAKQRRQERSYSPLESLFFGDLFRDFFGEDFGLPFEGSLGRERESIDLNDYLSNVSKDLLQQAAKKAIDFGKKQVGTEHLLYVLLDNDVVNEILKQFKISPQEIKAYIDNNAPKGGFKPEGEEVEVDISPRLKSALERAFMAARDLEHNYIGPEHLLIGLAEEEEGFAANVLRKYGLTPQALRQATIRVVGRGKEAGKGVRRSNTPTLDKFSRDLTELARQGKLDPVIGRAKEIETVIEVLARRKKNNPVLIGEPGVGKTAIVEGLAQRIVKGEVPEVLRDKRLVELNINTLVAGTKYRGELEERVKQILDEIIANQDSLIIFIDEIHTIVGAGAAGEGSLDIANAFKPALARGELHLIGATTLNEYQKYIEKDPALERRFQPIFVSEPTVEQTIMILRGLRDRFEAHHKVKITDEAIIAAAELSDKYITNRYLPDKAIDLIDQAAARVRIMMTSRPAEIQELEAKIQSLKREQEYASSRKQYDRAKELEEQIQKLEKELQEKTEAWKKEIASDVPEVRAKHIAEIVSSLTGIPVTELTTDEKERLLKLEEKLHERVVGQDEAIKAVSDAIRLARAGLREKNRPIATFLFLGPTGVGKTELARALAWAVFGDEDAIIRIDMSEYMERHTVSRLIGAPPGYVGYEEGGQLTEKVRRRPYSVILLDEIEKAHPDVHNILLQVFDAGRLTDGKGRVVDFTNTIIIMTSNIGSDIIQANLTATGRDKLSYEQLKEKLMDILKRYFRPEFLNRIDEIIVFHALTKEQVRDIVKLQLERVRRTARAQNIELVFDESVVDFFAEIGYSPEFGARELKRKIRNELETKLAKAMLEGAIQEGDKIRVVYNKEKNTIEFEKITEEAKIN from the coding sequence ATGAGTAGAAAATTATGCGATATATGTGGAGTAAACCCTGCAACCATTAGGGTTTATACCATAAAAAATGGCCAAAGACGGATTCTTGATATATGCGAAGAATGTTATGCAAAACAAAGGAGACAAGAAAGATCTTATTCTCCTTTAGAATCTCTCTTCTTTGGGGATCTTTTTAGAGACTTTTTTGGAGAAGATTTTGGTCTTCCCTTTGAAGGATCCTTAGGAAGAGAGAGAGAATCTATAGATTTGAATGATTATTTGAGTAATGTATCAAAGGATCTTTTACAGCAAGCTGCCAAAAAAGCAATTGATTTTGGTAAGAAGCAGGTAGGTACTGAACATTTACTCTATGTTCTCTTGGATAATGACGTAGTGAATGAGATTTTAAAGCAGTTTAAGATTTCTCCACAAGAGATTAAGGCTTATATAGACAATAATGCTCCTAAGGGTGGATTTAAGCCTGAGGGAGAGGAGGTAGAAGTAGATATATCTCCAAGACTGAAAAGCGCTTTAGAGAGAGCTTTTATGGCTGCAAGGGATCTGGAGCATAATTATATAGGACCAGAGCATCTTTTAATAGGGCTCGCTGAGGAAGAAGAAGGATTTGCTGCTAATGTTCTAAGAAAATATGGTTTGACTCCACAAGCTTTAAGACAAGCAACTATAAGGGTTGTAGGTAGAGGTAAAGAGGCTGGTAAAGGAGTTAGAAGGTCTAATACTCCAACTCTTGATAAGTTCTCTCGTGATTTAACCGAATTGGCAAGACAAGGTAAGTTAGATCCTGTGATAGGAAGAGCAAAGGAAATTGAGACTGTAATTGAAGTTCTTGCAAGAAGAAAGAAGAACAACCCTGTGCTTATAGGAGAGCCAGGTGTAGGTAAGACAGCAATTGTAGAGGGGCTTGCTCAAAGAATTGTTAAAGGAGAAGTTCCAGAAGTTTTGAGAGATAAAAGATTAGTCGAATTAAACATAAATACTTTAGTTGCAGGAACAAAGTATAGAGGAGAGTTGGAAGAGAGAGTTAAGCAGATCTTGGATGAGATAATAGCCAACCAAGATAGCCTTATAATATTTATCGATGAAATTCATACTATTGTGGGAGCAGGTGCCGCTGGAGAAGGAAGTTTAGATATTGCTAATGCCTTTAAACCTGCATTAGCAAGGGGAGAACTACACTTGATTGGTGCTACAACATTAAATGAATATCAAAAATATATTGAAAAGGATCCTGCCCTTGAGAGAAGATTTCAACCTATATTTGTTTCTGAGCCTACAGTAGAGCAAACAATAATGATATTGAGAGGTTTGAGAGATAGGTTTGAGGCTCATCACAAGGTAAAAATTACTGATGAGGCGATAATTGCTGCTGCTGAGCTTTCAGATAAGTATATCACTAACAGATACTTGCCTGATAAGGCTATAGATCTCATAGATCAGGCGGCTGCTAGGGTAAGAATTATGATGACTTCAAGACCTGCCGAAATACAGGAACTTGAAGCTAAGATTCAGTCTTTGAAGAGGGAGCAAGAATATGCATCTTCGAGAAAACAGTATGATAGAGCAAAGGAGCTTGAAGAACAGATCCAGAAATTAGAGAAGGAATTACAAGAAAAAACTGAGGCTTGGAAAAAAGAAATAGCATCTGATGTTCCAGAGGTAAGAGCTAAACATATAGCTGAAATAGTTTCTTCACTTACTGGTATTCCTGTAACAGAGCTTACTACCGATGAAAAAGAGAGATTATTAAAGTTAGAGGAAAAACTTCATGAAAGGGTGGTAGGACAGGATGAAGCTATAAAGGCAGTAAGTGATGCTATAAGGTTGGCAAGAGCAGGTCTTAGGGAAAAGAATAGACCTATTGCTACTTTTCTGTTCCTTGGTCCTACTGGAGTAGGTAAGACAGAGCTTGCAAGGGCGCTTGCATGGGCAGTGTTTGGGGATGAAGATGCTATTATTCGTATTGACATGAGTGAATATATGGAGAGACATACTGTTTCAAGGTTGATTGGTGCACCACCAGGATATGTAGGATATGAAGAGGGAGGACAACTTACTGAGAAGGTACGTAGAAGACCATATAGTGTCATTCTCTTAGATGAAATAGAGAAAGCGCATCCCGATGTACATAATATATTGTTACAGGTATTTGACGCAGGAAGACTTACTGATGGAAAAGGAAGGGTTGTGGACTTTACAAATACCATAATTATAATGACAAGTAATATAGGATCTGACATTATTCAGGCCAATTTAACTGCTACAGGAAGAGATAAGTTAAGCTATGAGCAGCTTAAAGAAAAGCTTATGGATATACTTAAGAGATACTTTAGACCAGAATTTCTTAATAGAATTGATGAAATAATAGTATTCCATGCGTTAACTAAGGAGCAGGTCAGAGATATTGTCAAGTTACAACTTGAGAGAGTAAGGAGAACGGCTAGGGCTCAAAATATAGAGCTCGTGTTTGATGAGTCAGTGGTAGATTTCTTTGCTGAGATAGGATATAGCCCTGAATTTGGGGCAAGAGAGCTCAAGAGAAAGATTAGAAATGAACTTGAGACAAAGCTTGCTAAGGCTATGCTTGAAGGAGCAATTCAAGAAGGAGATAAGATTAGGGTAGTTTATAATAAAGAGAAAAATACAATAGAGTTTGAGAAGATAACTGAAGAAGCGAAGATAAACTAA
- a CDS encoding adenosine-specific kinase, giving the protein MEIQIVEIEKPAEVNVIIGQTHFIKSVEDLYEAIVNTVPGAKFGIAFCEASGPALIRHVGTDEEMENLAVKNLQKIAAGHSFIIFIKNFYPINVLNAIKHVPEVVNIFAATANPLKVVIVDDGVGRGIIGVIDGIKPKGVEGEEDIKHRKEFLRRIGYKF; this is encoded by the coding sequence ATGGAAATTCAAATTGTAGAAATTGAGAAGCCTGCTGAGGTAAATGTTATTATTGGGCAGACTCACTTTATTAAATCTGTTGAAGATTTATATGAGGCCATTGTGAACACTGTTCCAGGAGCTAAATTTGGTATTGCTTTTTGTGAGGCTTCAGGTCCTGCTCTTATAAGACATGTGGGAACTGATGAAGAGATGGAAAATCTTGCAGTTAAAAATCTTCAAAAGATTGCAGCAGGGCATAGTTTTATTATTTTTATAAAGAACTTTTATCCTATTAATGTTTTAAACGCTATTAAGCATGTACCTGAGGTGGTCAATATTTTTGCTGCTACAGCTAATCCTCTAAAGGTTGTTATAGTAGATGATGGAGTTGGACGTGGAATTATTGGAGTTATAGATGGTATAAAACCTAAAGGTGTAGAAGGAGAAGAAGATATAAAGCATAGAAAGGAATTTTTGAGAAGGATAGGTTATAAGTTCTAA
- a CDS encoding cytidylate kinase-like family protein — MAVITISRQVGSLGDELAEKIAKELGYRYFDKFLMTEIAVSSGLTEAEVIDFNEDNYKVRSFFEQLFGRKSPVGTITVRDRDEKGKVFLTTKVFDEESSLTFVQAVIKKLVDWDNVVILGRGGQVLLRGFPHVLHIRVIAPLEFRIENIMKQKGLTREDALKYISEKDKAAQEYLYRFYNVDWNDPELYHMVLNMGMLKMDQAVKIVKDLVSLI; from the coding sequence GTGGCTGTTATCACAATTTCTCGCCAAGTAGGAAGTTTAGGAGATGAGTTGGCAGAGAAGATTGCTAAGGAGCTTGGTTATAGATATTTTGATAAGTTTCTTATGACAGAGATTGCGGTTTCTTCGGGACTTACAGAAGCAGAAGTTATAGATTTTAATGAAGATAATTACAAAGTGAGGAGTTTCTTTGAACAATTATTTGGTAGAAAAAGTCCTGTTGGTACCATTACTGTAAGGGATAGAGATGAAAAGGGTAAGGTATTTTTAACAACTAAGGTTTTTGATGAGGAGAGTTCTCTTACTTTTGTCCAGGCAGTGATTAAAAAACTTGTCGATTGGGATAATGTGGTAATTTTAGGAAGGGGAGGACAGGTCCTTTTGAGAGGATTTCCTCATGTTTTACATATAAGAGTGATTGCTCCTCTTGAATTTAGAATTGAAAATATCATGAAACAAAAAGGTTTGACTAGAGAGGATGCTTTAAAATATATTTCTGAGAAAGACAAAGCAGCTCAAGAATACCTATACAGATTCTATAACGTGGATTGGAATGATCCTGAGTTATATCATATGGTCTTGAATATGGGTATGTTGAAGATGGATCAGGCAGTTAAAATTGTGAAGGATCTTGTGAGCTTAATATAA
- the phoU gene encoding phosphate signaling complex protein PhoU, which translates to MERAIIIKEIESLKEKLLRMGSIVEKMLHKTLDSIKTRDLDLAQEVIETDKLVDEYNWDIENQCLKILSLHQPVAKELRIVASTMKIIKDLERIGDYSVDIAKFASSLLKYSFDIPLSDIISLATLVERMVKDVIRAYSEPNLEQLENISSYYNFVFLKYQEISNELLEEIYKNPILTQQIIQLIMISRYLERIADHTTNIIELIYYIETGERKELHK; encoded by the coding sequence TTGGAAAGGGCAATAATTATCAAGGAAATTGAATCCCTTAAAGAAAAACTTCTTAGAATGGGAAGCATCGTGGAAAAGATGCTTCACAAAACTCTCGACTCTATAAAAACCAGAGACTTAGATTTAGCTCAAGAAGTTATAGAGACGGACAAATTAGTAGATGAGTATAACTGGGATATAGAAAACCAATGTCTTAAAATATTATCTCTTCATCAACCCGTAGCAAAAGAACTAAGAATAGTAGCCTCTACCATGAAAATAATCAAAGATTTAGAAAGAATAGGAGATTACTCTGTAGATATAGCTAAATTTGCATCGAGTCTTTTGAAATACTCTTTTGATATCCCCCTTTCAGACATAATTTCCTTAGCTACCTTAGTAGAAAGAATGGTAAAAGATGTAATAAGGGCCTACTCAGAACCTAATTTAGAACAACTAGAAAATATCTCCTCATATTACAATTTTGTCTTTCTCAAGTATCAAGAGATATCCAACGAACTGCTTGAAGAAATTTATAAAAACCCCATACTAACCCAACAAATAATTCAACTTATCATGATCTCAAGATATTTAGAAAGAATCGCTGATCACACAACTAATATAATAGAACTTATCTACTACATAGAGACAGGTGAAAGAAAAGAACTCCACAAGTAA